A DNA window from Bdellovibrio sp. BCCA contains the following coding sequences:
- a CDS encoding LOG family protein: protein MKSICVFCGSSAGAQPEYMSAARNLGKTLATNKITLIYGGASVGLMGAVADEVLAHGGHVTGVIPKILMTKEVAHHGLTDLRVVDSMHSRKALMAELSDGFIALPGGFGTFEELCEIVTWSQLGLHQKPIGVLDVLDYYKPLKELVNKGIEEKFIREQYKDLVVFAESAEDLLKKFSTYQPLDVPKWIRSPSET, encoded by the coding sequence ATGAAGAGCATCTGTGTGTTTTGTGGCTCCAGTGCCGGGGCTCAGCCGGAGTATATGTCTGCAGCAAGAAATTTAGGTAAAACTTTGGCGACCAATAAAATCACCTTGATCTATGGTGGAGCTAGTGTCGGCCTTATGGGCGCTGTCGCCGATGAGGTTCTGGCTCATGGCGGACATGTCACGGGTGTGATTCCAAAAATTTTGATGACTAAGGAAGTAGCTCACCACGGACTCACGGATTTACGCGTTGTCGATTCTATGCACTCGCGCAAAGCTTTGATGGCCGAACTTTCTGACGGCTTTATTGCTTTACCGGGAGGCTTTGGAACTTTCGAAGAACTTTGTGAGATTGTCACTTGGTCGCAGTTGGGACTGCATCAAAAACCTATCGGTGTTTTGGATGTATTGGATTACTACAAGCCCCTTAAAGAACTTGTTAACAAAGGCATTGAAGAAAAATTCATTCGCGAGCAATACAAAGACCTTGTGGTCTTCGCAGAGTCCGCAGAGGACCTGCTTAAAAAGTTTTCCACTTACCAGCCACTGGATGTGCCTAAGTGGATTCGCTCGCCGTCCGAGACTTAA
- a CDS encoding LysR family transcriptional regulator codes for MAFQIPLDDCLVVLEFRDGSSLRDVAARLNLDPSALVRKVQRIAAEHALLEKIKGRWVLTAKGHLVNRWTEDTLISQQRLLDTKPQLRIGTSMWLSEQVLVPYSACLNRDTYHKYNWLILTPNRHFETELLEGTCDFIITCGAPVDPLIAYKKILPEEWIVIIPKTWQKDFKNLKDEKQLQTLQQKSFVRHIDINAEEFLNLPERMENISVSVDNLIGIRSAVAKGYGWSLVPRLAVLKELRTQEVVELSLSELRGIKNNHLSLWWSRARKEHQQLAPTLQQWLLRSLQDS; via the coding sequence ATGGCTTTTCAAATTCCACTGGATGATTGTTTGGTTGTTTTAGAATTCCGCGATGGCTCTTCCTTAAGAGACGTGGCGGCACGCCTTAATCTGGATCCTTCCGCCTTAGTTAGAAAAGTTCAAAGAATTGCTGCTGAACATGCCTTGCTGGAAAAAATCAAAGGCCGTTGGGTGTTGACGGCCAAAGGTCATCTGGTGAATCGCTGGACAGAAGACACTTTGATTTCTCAGCAACGCCTGCTAGATACTAAGCCGCAATTGCGAATCGGCACCAGCATGTGGCTTTCTGAACAAGTGCTCGTGCCCTACTCCGCTTGCTTAAATCGCGACACCTATCACAAATACAATTGGTTGATTCTCACTCCGAACCGTCATTTTGAAACGGAACTTCTAGAAGGTACCTGCGATTTTATCATTACTTGCGGAGCCCCTGTCGATCCTCTGATTGCTTACAAAAAAATTCTTCCGGAAGAGTGGATCGTTATCATCCCTAAAACCTGGCAAAAAGATTTTAAAAATCTTAAAGATGAAAAGCAGCTTCAAACTCTTCAGCAAAAAAGCTTTGTGCGACATATAGACATCAATGCCGAAGAGTTTTTAAACCTCCCTGAGAGAATGGAAAATATCTCGGTCAGTGTGGATAACCTGATCGGCATTCGCTCTGCCGTTGCCAAAGGTTATGGGTGGAGTCTTGTGCCGCGGTTGGCGGTGTTAAAAGAGCTTCGCACCCAAGAAGTCGTCGAACTTTCGCTTTCGGAGCTTCGAGGAATTAAAAATAATCATTTAAGTCTTTGGTGGTCGCGCGCGCGGAAAGAGCATCAACAACTGGCGCCGACTCTGCAGCAATGGCTTTTAAGGTCCCTACAGGATTCTTAA
- a CDS encoding MerR family transcriptional regulator, translated as MKIGELAKKVGLSVSKVRYYETMGIIRAKRGDSNYRDFPPESEGLLLLVLQAKDLGFTLKEIQSLARALQQGALTKDKLRSELTKKLDALDERVALIKKFQKNVREILQSTCPFGVESKSV; from the coding sequence ATGAAAATTGGCGAATTAGCAAAAAAAGTGGGATTGTCCGTCTCAAAAGTGCGCTATTATGAAACAATGGGAATTATTCGAGCTAAAAGGGGAGACTCTAATTACCGTGATTTCCCTCCTGAATCTGAAGGACTTCTTCTTTTGGTGTTACAGGCCAAAGATTTAGGATTTACCCTTAAAGAAATTCAATCGCTAGCAAGAGCTCTCCAGCAAGGAGCTTTAACTAAAGATAAGCTCCGTTCGGAACTTACTAAAAAACTCGATGCCTTAGACGAACGAGTTGCCTTAATAAAAAAGTTTCAAAAAAATGTTCGCGAAATTCTGCAGTCAACGTGCCCGTTTGGTGTTGAATCCAAGTCCGTCTAA
- a CDS encoding group III truncated hemoglobin, translated as MEKRKPIETREDIQLLVDSFYAKVRKDTLIGPIFNDVAKVDWDEHLPKLYNFWSDLLLGDDTYRGRPFPPHMKLNLQFGHFERWLRLFTETVDEHFIGLKASEAKERAMRIARNFMINLSLLDPN; from the coding sequence ATGGAAAAACGTAAACCGATTGAAACAAGAGAAGATATTCAATTACTCGTGGATAGCTTTTACGCCAAAGTTCGCAAAGACACTTTGATCGGGCCGATTTTCAACGATGTCGCGAAAGTAGATTGGGATGAGCATCTTCCAAAATTATATAATTTTTGGTCGGATTTATTGTTAGGCGACGACACTTATCGTGGTCGTCCCTTTCCTCCACACATGAAACTTAATTTGCAGTTCGGCCACTTCGAACGTTGGCTTCGTCTGTTCACAGAAACCGTGGACGAACATTTCATCGGCTTAAAAGCCAGTGAAGCCAAAGAGCGCGCCATGCGTATTGCGCGGAACTTTATGATTAATTTGAGTTTGCTGGATCCGAATTAA
- a CDS encoding alkaline phosphatase D family protein has translation MKKLLLIVLLLTACAHTPKISESTPSKPHGVETYVSSLPARGIDYSTTLTKIAFGSCANQDKPEPLWKDISAANPDLFLFMGDNVYASSPSQQPIAEQYRKLDLIPEYRAVREKVPFMATWDDHDFGQRDGGSDWTGKDSARKDFLNYWTYVRNSIPLEQGGVYHSKIIGPKKKSVQVIMLDTRYYRSPLKERPGMEGKAMDYLPSEDGTMLGKEQWEWLEAQLKRPADVRFIVSSIQLVANDPKFEKWGNFPNERQRFFDLLKKTRAKNVIVLSGDRHLATIAKVDINSYGPLYDITSSSINKGNNYNDADSHYIGPIYNKENFGLATIDWAKKKVLVEIRGFNNEVANSVEIKLR, from the coding sequence ATGAAGAAGTTATTGCTCATAGTTCTTTTGCTCACCGCTTGTGCGCACACTCCCAAGATTTCTGAATCAACTCCTTCAAAACCGCATGGCGTGGAAACATATGTCTCTTCTTTGCCTGCGCGTGGAATTGATTATTCAACGACACTCACAAAGATCGCTTTTGGTTCTTGCGCAAATCAAGATAAGCCCGAACCTCTTTGGAAAGATATCAGTGCTGCGAATCCGGATTTGTTTTTATTCATGGGTGACAACGTTTACGCGAGCAGCCCTTCGCAACAACCTATTGCGGAACAATACCGTAAGCTTGATTTGATTCCTGAATATCGTGCCGTTCGCGAAAAAGTTCCTTTCATGGCGACATGGGATGATCATGATTTTGGTCAGCGTGACGGAGGGTCGGATTGGACTGGCAAAGACAGTGCCCGCAAAGATTTTCTGAACTATTGGACTTACGTGAGAAACTCCATTCCGCTTGAGCAAGGTGGGGTTTACCATTCAAAAATCATCGGCCCTAAAAAGAAATCCGTGCAAGTGATCATGCTTGATACTCGCTACTATCGCAGTCCATTGAAAGAGCGTCCTGGTATGGAAGGAAAAGCGATGGACTATCTTCCGTCCGAAGACGGCACGATGTTGGGGAAAGAGCAATGGGAGTGGTTGGAAGCCCAACTCAAACGCCCGGCTGACGTGCGCTTTATTGTGAGCAGCATCCAACTTGTTGCCAATGATCCGAAGTTTGAAAAGTGGGGTAACTTTCCGAATGAACGTCAGCGCTTTTTTGATCTTCTTAAGAAAACTCGCGCGAAGAACGTGATTGTTCTTAGTGGCGATCGTCATCTGGCGACTATTGCGAAAGTGGATATTAATTCTTACGGCCCTTTGTATGACATCACTTCAAGCTCCATCAACAAAGGCAACAACTATAACGATGCTGACAGCCACTATATTGGGCCGATCTACAATAAAGAAAACTTTGGCTTAGCGACGATTGATTGGGCTAAGAAAAAAGTTTTGGTTGAGATTCGCGGCTTCAACAATGAAGTCGCGAATTCTGTAGAAATAAAACTAAGATAG
- a CDS encoding MarR family winged helix-turn-helix transcriptional regulator produces MDDKNSANQLKAWEMLISRHSLVLRKIEKDLEQRKGVLPLHWYDVLLVLYRSPEQRLRLSEIADRIVTSRSALTRSVEKLEQEGLLTKEVCAEDKRGQYAHITSAGKKALKETWVYYKAAIEEHFGQYFTNTEAKEFQRLLEKLPSS; encoded by the coding sequence ATGGACGATAAAAACTCTGCAAATCAGCTAAAAGCTTGGGAAATGTTAATTTCTCGCCATTCTCTTGTTTTGAGAAAGATTGAAAAAGATCTGGAACAACGAAAAGGCGTTCTTCCGCTTCATTGGTATGATGTTCTTTTGGTTTTATATCGTTCACCAGAGCAACGCTTGAGACTCAGTGAAATTGCTGATCGCATTGTAACCAGCCGAAGCGCTTTAACAAGATCCGTTGAAAAACTAGAGCAGGAAGGTCTTCTTACAAAAGAAGTATGTGCCGAAGATAAACGAGGCCAATACGCCCATATTACTTCGGCAGGGAAAAAAGCCCTGAAAGAAACATGGGTCTATTATAAAGCTGCGATTGAAGAACATTTTGGTCAGTATTTTACAAACACCGAGGCCAAAGAGTTTCAAAGACTTTTAGAAAAATTGCCTTCTTCCTAA
- a CDS encoding DoxX family protein translates to MILKTLATDKSLTEFFLRVALGAMILPHGLQKTFGAFGGYGYTGTMQFFTDTMGIPAPFAFMAIAAEFAGGFALILGIGTRWAALLVGAVMAVAALTSHVQNGFFMNWFGNQKGEGWEFHLLAIAIAVALVVRGGGAYSTDLVVSKKLS, encoded by the coding sequence TTGATTTTAAAAACACTGGCGACAGATAAAAGTCTTACAGAATTTTTCTTAAGAGTGGCTCTGGGAGCCATGATTCTCCCTCACGGATTGCAAAAAACTTTTGGTGCGTTCGGTGGTTATGGCTACACGGGCACAATGCAGTTTTTTACAGATACGATGGGAATTCCCGCGCCTTTCGCATTTATGGCAATCGCCGCTGAATTTGCTGGAGGCTTTGCTCTGATTTTAGGAATTGGAACTCGATGGGCCGCGCTTCTTGTCGGAGCGGTTATGGCGGTGGCAGCTCTTACGTCTCATGTGCAGAACGGTTTTTTTATGAACTGGTTCGGCAATCAAAAAGGGGAGGGTTGGGAATTTCACCTTCTAGCGATTGCCATTGCTGTGGCATTGGTCGTCCGCGGAGGGGGAGCGTACTCGACGGATCTTGTTGTTAGTAAAAAACTATCTTAG
- a CDS encoding substrate-binding periplasmic protein produces MSTESPPFLSESMKDQGAGIFALRKLLKKAGYDLEVRFAPWERAKVIARSDASVGGIFPYAAKDLADFLYSKPIYRAKWVIVERKQNPITWDKIEDLSKFTMGNVTGVELRPGIKELAETNKLKVENASTDLNNLLKLANKRIDFITMDATVFKYQMWVEPKLQSFREALQINPKFITVTEYGLALKKSPDHEALLKVFNKVSSFEEANRHIDFYLEHLQDSSSKKK; encoded by the coding sequence ATGTCCACGGAGTCTCCTCCGTTTTTATCTGAAAGTATGAAAGATCAGGGTGCTGGAATTTTCGCTCTCAGAAAATTGTTAAAAAAAGCGGGCTACGATCTTGAAGTTCGCTTTGCGCCATGGGAGCGAGCGAAGGTCATCGCGCGTTCGGATGCGAGTGTAGGCGGGATATTTCCATACGCGGCTAAAGATCTAGCGGATTTTCTTTACTCAAAACCCATCTATCGGGCTAAGTGGGTGATTGTTGAAAGAAAACAAAATCCCATCACGTGGGATAAGATCGAAGATTTGAGCAAGTTCACGATGGGTAATGTGACAGGAGTCGAACTTCGTCCTGGAATTAAAGAGCTGGCAGAAACAAATAAACTCAAAGTCGAAAACGCCTCGACTGATCTGAACAATTTGTTGAAGCTTGCCAACAAAAGAATCGATTTCATAACCATGGATGCGACGGTTTTCAAATATCAAATGTGGGTGGAGCCTAAACTGCAATCTTTTCGAGAAGCTCTGCAGATCAATCCCAAGTTTATCACTGTCACAGAATATGGATTGGCATTAAAAAAGAGCCCCGATCACGAGGCTCTTTTGAAGGTATTCAATAAAGTTAGTTCTTTTGAAGAGGCGAATCGCCACATTGACTTCTATCTTGAGCACCTTCAAGACAGCAGCAGCAAAAAAAAGTAA
- a CDS encoding bifunctional 2-methylcitrate synthase/citrate synthase, translated as MAEYINPDYVPEPEKMNVKKGLEGVVMDTSSVSKVNPHTNSLIYRGYPVQDLAENCSFEEVAFLLYNGELPNASQLADFTKKERGYREISTTLLNVIKALPQKCHPMDSIRTAVSFLGTEDARIWDATPATNMDKAIQLLAKIPTMVAADYRFKKGLDFIPPKADLSIAENFFHMCFGKVPQKEVVKAFDVSLILYAEHSFNASTFTARVVTSTQSDIYSATVAGIGALKGPLHGGANEMVMHMMKEIADPAKAEQWMLDALAQKKKVMGFGHRVYRSGDSRVPTMKKYAQVMADVTGEQKWMQMYSALEKVMVEKKKIYPNLDFPAGPAYYMMGFEIDFFTPIFVMARTTGWSAHIMEQAADNRIIRPLSEYVGKEQRKVTPISERK; from the coding sequence ATGGCTGAATATATCAATCCAGATTACGTTCCAGAACCAGAGAAAATGAACGTGAAAAAGGGTCTTGAAGGCGTTGTTATGGATACGTCTTCTGTATCTAAAGTAAACCCTCACACAAACTCTTTGATCTACCGTGGTTATCCAGTTCAAGACTTGGCTGAAAACTGCTCTTTCGAAGAAGTGGCTTTCTTGCTTTATAATGGTGAGTTGCCAAACGCTTCTCAACTTGCTGACTTCACAAAAAAAGAACGCGGCTACCGTGAGATCTCTACAACTTTGTTGAATGTGATCAAAGCTCTTCCACAAAAATGTCACCCGATGGATTCTATCCGTACTGCGGTTTCATTCTTGGGCACTGAAGACGCTCGTATCTGGGATGCAACTCCAGCGACAAACATGGATAAGGCGATTCAGTTGTTGGCAAAAATCCCAACAATGGTTGCTGCTGACTACCGCTTCAAAAAAGGTTTGGATTTCATTCCTCCAAAAGCGGATTTGTCTATCGCTGAAAACTTCTTCCACATGTGCTTCGGTAAGGTTCCACAAAAAGAAGTTGTAAAAGCTTTCGACGTTTCTTTGATCCTTTACGCTGAACACAGCTTCAACGCTTCTACTTTCACAGCACGTGTTGTGACTTCAACTCAATCTGATATCTACTCTGCAACTGTCGCGGGTATCGGTGCGTTGAAAGGTCCTTTGCACGGTGGTGCGAATGAAATGGTTATGCACATGATGAAAGAGATCGCTGATCCTGCGAAAGCAGAACAGTGGATGTTGGATGCTCTAGCTCAGAAGAAAAAAGTGATGGGCTTCGGTCACCGCGTTTACCGCTCTGGCGACTCTCGCGTTCCAACTATGAAAAAATACGCGCAAGTCATGGCTGATGTGACTGGCGAGCAAAAATGGATGCAGATGTACTCTGCATTAGAAAAAGTTATGGTTGAGAAGAAAAAAATCTACCCTAACTTGGATTTCCCAGCGGGTCCTGCTTACTACATGATGGGCTTTGAGATCGACTTCTTTACTCCGATCTTCGTGATGGCTCGTACAACGGGCTGGTCTGCTCATATCATGGAGCAAGCTGCTGACAACCGTATCATCCGTCCTCTTTCTGAGTACGTTGGTAAAGAACAGCGTAAAGTCACTCCTATCAGCGAACGCAAATAG
- the cfa gene encoding cyclopropane fatty acyl phospholipid synthase, whose amino-acid sequence MNPETLSLSSAQEFVTNIFNRAGITANGRMASDIKVHNTKFYNRVLAQGSLGLGESYMDGWWDCEDLSQFFFLLLRARLDEAVNPATLALQSLKSKVLTLGRNDPYKIGEFHYDLSDDLYRVMLDKRMIYTCGYWQDALSLDEAQENKLQLICDKLYLEPGMRVLDIGCGWGGFLKYAAENYGIKGVGVTVSKEQASEAKKNCQGFAIDIRLEDYRETVGQFDRIVSIGMFEHVGKKNYLTFFKKAAECLTDDGIFLLHTIGNSEPSGGGTDPWIEKYIFPNSMIPSISHVATAIEGLFVMEDWHNFGPHYDKTLLSWFENFDHGWPKLQDKFDKTFYRKWKYYLLSCAGTFRARRTQLWQIVLTKHGLSNGYTSLR is encoded by the coding sequence GTGAATCCAGAAACATTGTCACTAAGCAGTGCCCAAGAGTTTGTTACGAATATTTTTAATCGTGCCGGCATCACCGCCAACGGTCGTATGGCCTCGGACATTAAAGTTCACAATACAAAATTTTATAATCGGGTTTTAGCTCAAGGTTCTCTCGGGTTGGGTGAATCCTATATGGATGGGTGGTGGGATTGTGAAGATCTTAGCCAATTTTTCTTTCTTCTTTTGCGCGCCCGTTTGGATGAGGCTGTCAATCCTGCGACCTTGGCACTGCAATCATTGAAGTCCAAAGTTCTTACGTTGGGACGAAACGATCCCTACAAGATCGGAGAGTTCCACTATGATTTGAGCGACGATTTGTACCGCGTGATGTTGGATAAAAGAATGATCTACACCTGTGGCTATTGGCAGGACGCTTTAAGTCTTGATGAGGCTCAAGAAAATAAACTGCAACTTATCTGTGACAAACTTTATCTAGAGCCCGGGATGCGAGTTCTGGATATCGGTTGCGGTTGGGGTGGATTCTTAAAATACGCTGCTGAAAATTATGGAATTAAAGGTGTGGGTGTCACAGTCTCAAAAGAGCAGGCAAGTGAAGCCAAGAAAAATTGCCAAGGCTTTGCCATCGACATCCGTTTGGAAGACTACCGCGAAACAGTCGGGCAGTTTGATCGTATCGTTTCTATCGGTATGTTTGAGCACGTGGGTAAAAAGAACTACCTGACGTTTTTTAAAAAGGCGGCAGAGTGTCTTACGGATGATGGAATTTTTCTTTTACATACAATCGGAAACAGTGAACCTTCGGGAGGCGGAACGGATCCTTGGATAGAGAAATACATTTTTCCAAACTCTATGATACCTTCCATCTCACATGTCGCGACTGCCATTGAGGGACTTTTTGTTATGGAGGACTGGCACAACTTCGGCCCTCACTATGATAAGACATTGCTAAGTTGGTTTGAAAACTTCGATCACGGCTGGCCTAAGTTGCAAGACAAGTTTGATAAAACATTTTACCGCAAATGGAAGTATTATCTTCTGAGTTGCGCGGGTACATTCAGAGCGCGCAGAACACAATTGTGGCAAATTGTTTTAACGAAGCACGGCCTAAGTAATGGCTACACAAGCCTTCGCTAG
- a CDS encoding DMT family transporter → MPNTVAWILLSIAGLLEVGWSIGLKYTEGFTKLNASIFTLVALAGSMFLLARAATVLPIGTAYGVWVGIGALGAAILGIILFKEAATPARLFFLGLLLVSIIGLKVTSGSH, encoded by the coding sequence ATGCCTAACACAGTAGCGTGGATTCTTTTATCAATCGCCGGTCTTCTTGAAGTCGGTTGGTCTATCGGTCTTAAATATACCGAAGGTTTCACAAAATTAAACGCCAGTATTTTTACCCTTGTGGCTTTAGCCGGAAGCATGTTTTTACTGGCCCGCGCAGCAACCGTTTTGCCTATTGGAACGGCCTATGGAGTGTGGGTGGGAATTGGAGCCTTGGGAGCGGCGATTCTTGGCATCATTCTTTTTAAAGAGGCTGCGACTCCGGCACGGTTGTTCTTTTTAGGATTGCTTTTGGTCTCTATTATTGGACTGAAAGTCACTTCAGGTTCACATTGA
- a CDS encoding lipoate--protein ligase, which produces MQKLKVFLSDSFNPHLNLATEEWIFHNLDPSQQVLFLWRNEETVVIGRNQNPWSECNLAQMKNDNVHLARRTTGGGAVFHDLGNTNFTFLSPKEAYKRDNNVQVIFDALKSFGITGEASGRNDLLIPFHDGPRKFSGSAYREKKDRAFHHGTLLLHTDLTRLGNYLTPNPKKLQAKGKESVRARVANLNEVSANIKHDQIVETMVAAFEKFYGGKAEVESLTMESLKRIPELKAQYDTLSSWEWLYGNTLEFNHKMDEYLSLGFFDFQFQVEDGVIKELKIFTDCLYPQLIEDLTASLRGQAYRGETIRQALAKAREKFADLSAGLTELEQWLCRQIEI; this is translated from the coding sequence ATGCAAAAGCTTAAAGTTTTTCTTTCAGACAGTTTTAATCCTCACCTTAATCTTGCAACCGAAGAGTGGATCTTTCACAACCTCGATCCTTCCCAACAAGTTCTTTTCTTGTGGAGAAATGAAGAAACCGTTGTGATCGGACGAAATCAAAATCCGTGGTCTGAGTGCAATCTTGCGCAAATGAAAAACGACAATGTTCACCTTGCCCGTCGCACGACAGGCGGCGGTGCTGTTTTCCATGATCTGGGAAATACGAATTTTACTTTCTTGTCACCGAAAGAAGCCTATAAGCGCGACAACAATGTGCAGGTGATCTTCGATGCCCTTAAAAGTTTCGGCATCACCGGCGAAGCTTCAGGAAGAAACGATTTACTGATTCCTTTCCACGACGGTCCTCGTAAATTTAGCGGCAGTGCTTATCGAGAAAAGAAAGATCGTGCCTTTCATCATGGGACTTTGCTTCTTCACACGGACTTGACTCGTCTGGGAAATTATTTGACGCCGAATCCAAAAAAGCTGCAAGCCAAAGGCAAAGAGTCCGTGCGTGCGCGCGTCGCGAACCTCAACGAAGTTTCTGCAAACATCAAACATGATCAGATCGTTGAAACGATGGTGGCTGCTTTTGAAAAATTCTATGGCGGAAAAGCAGAGGTCGAATCTTTGACAATGGAAAGTTTAAAACGCATTCCAGAATTGAAAGCTCAATACGACACTTTAAGTTCGTGGGAATGGCTGTACGGAAATACTTTGGAGTTCAATCATAAGATGGATGAGTATCTTTCGCTGGGCTTCTTTGATTTCCAATTCCAAGTTGAAGATGGCGTCATCAAAGAACTTAAAATTTTCACAGACTGTCTTTACCCGCAATTGATTGAAGATTTGACGGCGAGTTTGCGCGGCCAAGCGTATCGCGGCGAAACAATTCGCCAGGCTCTTGCCAAAGCTCGCGAAAAGTTCGCCGATCTTTCAGCGGGGCTGACAGAGCTGGAACAGTGGCTCTGTCGCCAGATCGAAATTTAA
- a CDS encoding SDR family oxidoreductase, with protein sequence MNSWSLQGKTAVVCGASGGIGEASAKLLAERGARILALARTEEKLKALVSSLPGEGHKSFAIDLANTDKLQTDILPLLQKESVQILINNTGGPKGGPLHETSITEFEIPLRAHLIASHLLVQTLLPSMKASQYGRVINVISTSVKNPIPGLGVSNTIRGAMANWSKTLAGELAPFGVTVNNVLPGYIRTDRLRSLMGSSATSTRTSVEEVEESWKKTIPAGRIGEPQEMAEAIAFLASPAASYINGINLPVDGGRTPSL encoded by the coding sequence ATGAACTCTTGGAGCTTGCAAGGTAAAACAGCGGTCGTGTGTGGCGCTTCGGGCGGTATCGGTGAAGCCTCCGCAAAACTTTTAGCGGAACGAGGCGCACGAATTCTAGCTTTAGCAAGGACTGAGGAAAAATTAAAAGCCCTTGTCAGTTCTTTACCTGGTGAGGGTCACAAGAGTTTTGCAATTGATCTGGCAAACACCGATAAGCTGCAAACCGATATTCTTCCTTTGCTGCAAAAAGAATCCGTACAAATTTTAATCAACAACACAGGCGGCCCCAAAGGCGGGCCTTTGCATGAAACGAGTATCACCGAATTTGAAATTCCTTTACGCGCTCATCTGATTGCATCCCATTTATTGGTGCAGACGCTGCTGCCTTCGATGAAGGCGTCTCAATACGGCCGTGTTATCAATGTGATTTCCACCTCTGTCAAAAATCCGATTCCGGGATTGGGTGTTTCAAACACTATTCGCGGGGCCATGGCAAACTGGTCAAAAACTTTGGCTGGCGAACTCGCTCCGTTTGGCGTGACGGTGAACAACGTTTTGCCTGGCTACATTCGCACGGATCGTCTGCGTTCTTTGATGGGGTCTTCGGCAACGTCGACACGAACTTCGGTAGAGGAAGTTGAAGAAAGCTGGAAGAAAACAATTCCTGCGGGAAGAATCGGAGAGCCGCAAGAAATGGCGGAAGCGATTGCGTTTCTAGCAAGTCCTGCGGCTTCGTATATTAACGGCATTAATCTTCCTGTCGATGGCGGAAGAACTCCGTCACTTTAA
- a CDS encoding alpha/beta hydrolase — protein MKITVTFTSQGRMLEGLLFLPESSQGVVPGLLFEGSMTGATNQIAELIAREVSLQGFVCLVMDHSFYGDDEGAAQPWESPSKRLEDIKAALRFLIDHAAVDSEKIVGVGVSVGVEYMAQVCRETNYCKGLIMLQGPFDDSQNVTRDLEIPSIVIDETHLDSAVDEVVLWTRTLFNGSLPEQKNEPQNIDWSRSDK, from the coding sequence ATGAAAATCACCGTCACCTTTACGTCGCAAGGACGCATGCTTGAAGGACTTCTTTTTTTACCAGAAAGCAGTCAAGGTGTCGTTCCTGGTCTTTTGTTTGAAGGCTCCATGACAGGGGCAACCAACCAAATTGCAGAGTTGATAGCACGTGAAGTTTCGCTGCAGGGATTTGTGTGTCTTGTGATGGATCACAGCTTCTACGGTGATGATGAAGGAGCGGCGCAGCCCTGGGAATCTCCGTCCAAACGACTAGAGGATATCAAAGCAGCGCTGCGATTTTTAATCGATCATGCAGCCGTGGACAGTGAAAAAATTGTCGGCGTGGGAGTCAGTGTCGGCGTCGAATACATGGCTCAAGTTTGCAGAGAAACGAATTACTGCAAAGGCCTTATCATGTTGCAAGGCCCCTTTGATGACTCCCAAAATGTCACAAGAGATTTAGAAATTCCCTCCATCGTTATTGATGAAACTCATTTGGATTCTGCCGTGGACGAAGTCGTCCTTTGGACCAGAACTTTGTTTAACGGCAGTCTGCCCGAACAAAAGAACGAACCGCAAAATATCGATTGGAGCCGTTCAGATAAATAA